In Pochonia chlamydosporia 170 chromosome 3, whole genome shotgun sequence, the following are encoded in one genomic region:
- a CDS encoding protein CapI (similar to Staphylococcus aureus capI): protein MTVITRPAAAYAKPRGEILVTGGAGFIGSNLVDALLAEGCWKVVVVDNFDDFYSPETKRANIVAHLTNPNFRLYQVDIRDANALRAVFTENRLTAVVHLASRAGVRESLRDPGSYVDTNVTGTLNLLECAKDFGVSQFLFGSSSSVYGTGAKVPFSEDCKTSRPISPYAASKTAAELLCHTYSHLYGIRCLCLRFFTVYGPRQRPDLAIYKFAKLICHGKPIPVFGDGTTRRDYTYVDNIIQGIRAAIDYEGSMYEVINLGESQTIELRELISLLEESLGRKAALDQRELQPGDMSITFANISKASSLLGYKPKTNIQNGIPKFVLWFLSSEY, encoded by the coding sequence ATGACAGTCATTACTAGACCTGCAGCTGCGTACGCCAAGCCCCGAGGAGAAATACTGGTGACGGGCGGTGCAGGATTCATTGGCTCGAACCTAGTCGACGCTCTTCTAGCAGAAGGTTGTTGGAAAGTTGTAGTTGTCGACAACTTTGACGATTTCTACTCCCCCGAGACAAAACGTGCCAACATTGTCGCCCATCTTACGAACCCAAACTTCAGACTTTACCAAGTAGACATACGAGATGCAAACGCCCTGCGTGCCGTTTTCACGGAGAACAGGTTGACCGCCGTGGTGCATCTGGCATCGCGTGCCGGTGTGCGGGAGTCCCTCCGCGACCCGGGTTCATACGTGGACACCAACGTCACGGGTACATTGAATCTGCTGGAGTGTGCCAAAGACTTTGGTGTTTCTCAGTTTCTGTTTGGCTCTTCATCGAGCGTCTACGGTACAGGCGCAAAAGTTCCGTTCTCCGAAGACTGCAAGACATCGCGGCCCATTTCGCCCTACGCTGCGTCAAAGACGGCCGCCGAACTGCTGTGTCACACGTACTCTCATCTCTATGGCATTAGATGTCTCTGCCTACGATTCTTTACCGTCTATGGGCCTCGCCAGCGCCCCGACCTGGCCATTTATAAATTTGCCAAGCTGATTTGTCATGGCAAGCCGATCCCCGTGTTTGGCGATGGGACCACCCGTCGAGACTATACGTATgtcgacaacatcatccagGGGATACGGGCTGCAATCGACTACGAAGGATCCATGTATGAAGTGATCAATCTGGGGGAGTCGCAGACAATCGAACTGCGCGAATTAATTAGCCTTCTCGAGGAGAGTTTGGGGAGGAAGGCCGCCCTGGATCAGCGAGAGCTCCAGCCAGGTGACATGTCAATCACGTTTGCAAACATTTCGAAAGCAAGCTCATTGCTTGGGTATAAGCCCAAGACGAACATTCAAAATGGAATCCCAAAGTTTGTTTTGTGGTTTCTAAGTTCAGAGTATTGA
- a CDS encoding peroxisomal copper amine oxidase (similar to Aspergillus terreus NIH2624 XP_001216723.1) yields the protein MLWQSQSPDGFTLVDLDRTIITKWEALDDVQPMIILEEMINVEHILRKDPRVIEQCGILGIPPEDMHKVYCDPWTITSDERYGTKIRAQQGLLYYRPHIDDSQYAFPLDFFPIFDVNKQELIDIEIPPVRRPLSTAKPNNYHVPDIERESGYRQDLKPIHITQPEGVSFTVENRVIKWQNWSIHVGFNYREGIVLNNITFFDKFEGKHRPLFYRLSLAEMVVPYGNPEHPHHRKHAFDIGEYGAGYMTNSLALGCDCKGAIHYMDAHFPTQSGQIRTIKNAICIHEEDAGILFKHTDFRDDSTIVTRARKLIISHIFTAANYEYCVYWVFLQDGTIQLDIKLTGILNTASHTPGSDTYGYGNEVYTGVNAHNHQHLFCLRIDPNLDGPDNTVFQVDATKSKLPVGSEHNKYGNAFYANKTKYATAAEAQADYEGSSSRTWDIANENKLNKNSHKPVAYKLVSREVSPFLPQEGGLAWRRAGFARHTIHVTKYQDDQLYPAGRHVPQTSGTPSRGLPEWIAQNPAENIANTDIVVWHTFGVTHFPTPEDFPIMPAEPISLLLRPRNFFERNPCMDVRPSYAITPSEVLAGKAACKCTPSDGSAQV from the exons ATGTTGTGGCAGTCACAAAGTCCGGACGGGTTCACTCTGGTTGACCTCGaccgcaccatcatcacgaAATGGGAAGCCCTGGATGACGTACAGCCCATGATTATCCTCGAGGAGATGATCAATGTGGAACACATCCTCCGAAAAGATCCCAGGGTTATTGAGCAATGCGGTATCCTGGGCATCCCGCCCGAGGACATGCACAAAGTATACTGCGACCCGTGGACAATCACCTCTGACGAGCGTTATGGCACCAAGATTCGGGCACAACAAGGACTCTTGTATTATCGACCACACATCGACGACAGCCAATACGCATTCCCacttgacttcttccccATATTCGACGTCAACAAACAGGAGCTCATCGACATTGAGATTCCCCCTGTCCGCCGTCCATTGAGCACCGCAAAGCCCAACAACTATCACGTCCCAGATATCGAACGCGAGAGCGGCTACCGACAAGACTTGAAGCCCATTCACATCACTCAGCCGGAGGGTGTCTCCTTTACCGTAGAAAACCGCGTCATTAAGTGGCAGAACTGGTCCATCCACGTGGGCTTCAACTACCGTGAAGGCATCGTCCTCAACAACATAACCTTCTTCGACAAATTTGAGGGCAAACATCGCCCGTTATTCTATCGACTATCCCTCGCCGAGATGGTTGTTCCATATGGAAACCCAGAACACCCGCACCACCGCAAACATGCGTTTGACATTGGCGAGTATGGCGCAGGCTACATGACCAACTCGCTCGCCCTTGGCTGTGACTGCAAAGGCGCAATCCATTACATGGATGCTCATTTCCCGACCCAGAGCGGTCAAATTCGAACCATCAAGAACGCCATTTGCATCcacgaggaagatgccggGATTCTGTTCAAGCATACTGACTTCCGCGACGACAGCACCATCGTGACTCGCGCAAGAAAACTCATCATTTCGCACATTTTCACTGCCGCGAATTACGAGTACTGCGTCTATTGGGTGTTTCTTCAAGACGGAACAATCCAACTGGATATTAAACTGACTGGTATTCTCAACACCGCCAGCCATACCCCTGGCTCAGACACCTACGGCTACGGCAACGAGGTCTACACCGGTGTCAATGCACATAACCATCAGCACCTCTTCTGTCTTCGTATTGATCCAAACCTGGATGGCCCTGACAACACCGTCTTCCAGGTTGACGCCACGAAATCCAAACTGCCGGTTGGGTCTGAGCACAACAAGTACGGCAACGCCTTTTAcgccaacaagaccaagtaTGCCACGGCGGCGGAAGCCCAGGCCGATTACGAAGGCTCCAGCAGCCGCACCTGGGATATTGCCAACGAAAATAAACTCAACAAGAACAGTCACAAGCCTGTCGCTTATAAACTTGTAAGTCGCGAAGTCTCACCATTCTTGCCGCAGGAAGGCGGCCTAGCCTGGAGAAGGGCCGGATTTGCACGCCACACCATCCACGTCACAAAGT ATCAAGATGACCAGCTGTATCCCGCGGGTCGCCACGTGCCTCAAACTTCGGGAACCCCATCCAGGGGACTTCCGGAATGGATTGCCCAGAATCCTGCCGAGAACATTGCCAACACAGATATTGTGGTTTGGCATACCTTTGGCGTCACGCATTTCCCCACGCCTGAGGATTTTCCAATCATGCCTGCAGAGCCAATCTCGTTGCTGCTGAGACCAAGAAACTTTTTCGAAAGGAATCCCTGCATGGACG TTCGTCCGTCCTACGCCATCACGCCTAGTGAAGTGCTCGCAGGCAAGGCGGCATGTAAATGCACACCAAGTGATGGAAGTGCCCAAGTGTGA
- a CDS encoding GABA permease (similar to Neosartorya fischeri NRRL 181 XP_001264529.1), with translation MEKSEHKGENNADQALAQLGYTSELPRNLSMLSVLGMSFAIMSVPLGISTTLYISLTDGQSVTAVYGWILVSLVSLCTAASMAEICAVYPTAGGVYYWSAILSTPKWAPLVSWIDGWLILVGNWTAALSINFSGAQVILSAISLWDEEYVPNRWQTVLAFWAVTLLCSLMNLFGTRVLDALNQVCIYWTVASVIIILVTLLTMSDHRRSAEFVFTHFDASAAGWPSGWAFFVGLLQGAYTMIGYGMVASMCEEVPNPEREVPKALVLSVLAAGITGLVYLIPILFVLPDVSLLLSVANGQPIGLIFKTVTGSAGGGFGLLFLLLGILFFAGVGAITAASRCTYAFARDRAIPGHRIWSQVNKKLDVPLWAILLTAVVNALLSCIYFGSSAAFNSFTGVCTVCLSASYGLPVLVSVIRGRQAVANSPFSLGKFGIVINWITVGWIGFSTLIFCMPVALPVNASTMNYASVVFAGFAGVSLFWYAIYGRKHFHGPPLLEAELQSLGVQT, from the exons ATGGAGAAATCAGAACACAAAGGCGAGAACAATGCCGACCAGGCTCTCGCCCAATTGGGCTATACCAGCGAGCTCCCTCGCAACCTCAGCATGCTGAGCGTTCTCGGAATGTCTTTCGCCATCATGTCAGTGCCACTGGGTATATCCACGACTCTGTATATATCCCTAACGGATGGCCAGAGCGTGACTGCCGTCTACGGCTGGATACTGGTATCACTGGTGTCCTTATGCACCGCAGCGTCCATGGCAGAGATTTGTGCAGTCTACCCTACCGCCGGCGGTGTGTACTACTGGTCGGCCATATTGAGCACCCCCAAGTGGGCGCCGCTTGTTAGTTGGATTGACGGATGGCTTATACTTGTTGGTAACTGGACTGCGGCCCTAAGCATCAACTTCTCCGGTGCCCAGGTTATCCTGAGCGCTATTAGCTTGTGGGACGAAGAGTACGTGCCGAATCGCTGGCAGACTGTCCTGGCGTTCTGGGCTGTGACGCTTCTATGCTCCCTGATGAATTTGTTCGGTACCCGCGTGCTTGATGCGTTGAATCAGGTGTGCATCTACTGGACTGTTGCTTCCGTCATTATCATTCTCGTAACGCTGCTGACGATGTCTGATCATCGACGGAGCGCCGAGTTTGTCTTTACCCACTTTGATGCGTCTGCCGCCGGGTGGCCATCTGGCTGGGCCTTTTTCGTCGGCTTGTTACAAG GTGCATACACCATGATTGGCTACGGAATGGTGGCCTCAATGTGCGAAGAGGTCCCCAACCCCGAGAGAGAGGTCCCCAAGGCGCTCGTTCTATCCGTTCTTGCGGCTGGAATTACTGGATTGGTCTACTTGATTCCCATCCTGTTCGTCCTGCCAGATGTCTCGCTGCTGCTTTCCGTCGCCAACGGGCAGCCAATTGGTCTCATTTTCAAAACCGTAACTGGTTCCGCCGGCGGTGGCTTTGGCCTCTTGTTCCTACTTCTGGGCATCCTATTCTTCGCAGGTGTTGGTGCAATTACCGCCGCGTCTCGGTGCACGTATGCCTTTGCTCGGGACCGCGCCATCCCAGGCCATCGCATTTGGAGCCAGGTgaacaagaagctggacgTGCCCCTCTGGGCGATTCTCCTCACTGCCGTAGTAAATGCCCTCTTGTCTTGCATCTACTTTGGTTCGTCGGCCGCGTTTAACTCCTTCACGGGCGTATGCACGGTTTGCCTGTCGGCCTCGTACGGCCTCCCGGTGTTGGTGAGCGTGATCCGTGGTCGGCAGGCCGTGGCCAATTCTCCGTTCAGCTTGGGCAAGTTTGGCATTGTCATCAACTGGATCACGGTCGGTTGGATTGGCTTCTCTACCCTGATTTTCTGCATGCCAGTGGCACTCCCGGTGAATGCATCAACCATGAACTATGCGAGCGTGGTGTTTGCGGGCTTTGCTGGCGTCAGTCTGTTTTGGTACGCCATCTACGGCAGGAAGCACTTTCATGGTCCGCCCCTTCTGGAGGCCGAGCTTCAAAGTCTGGGGGTCCAAACATAG
- a CDS encoding fungal specific transcription factor domain-containing protein, producing MSMFPVKPETVPRKSGQQLRNKSRHNGPVRAAVHASPPTVPASLSPTVTMTKHSKYLLNHYLHRTGKMASAHIGDYAPFTDSLLPIAHASDMLLESILTFSSFHLTATGSQFSPVLTMEHQALALRKLKYGLTRYDCGDKDVGIQLFLSMLMLCCVELANNIQDESSFRHLAALRHLAPGILSRGKTIPEAYKPAMVFGRELYAYFLAVSCICAPEDVRNSTAIQDSATIFSHIAEHGHTGAMLGCSDELFCLVPEVVAILEEARKLTLLGSRISGLDLTAAGLSSDAAMLMPRIGLLLTPVSLWEPCESNDGSFETSGRVLRLAVKILLTEALYWCTAVQAEFDADKECSTESLRFECAPNLELHTTPLVAEAVTLLKKLPARSRIATTMCWSMAVLGSYATVESHRTALRQYLLIMESTFGFRNMTRTRLLLEYIWSRISTFQTARPMDISQAMAAIGGRFLLG from the exons atgtcaatgtttcCCGTCAAGCCCGAAACGGTGCCAAGGAAATCTGGGCAACAGCTTAGGAACAAATCACGACACAACGGACCAGTTCGCGCGGCGGTTCATGCATCACCACCGACGGTGCCAGCCTCCTTGTCACCTACCGTTACCATGACGAAACACTCCAAGTATCTTCTTAATCACTACTTGCATCGGACTGGCAAAATGGCATCTGCCCATATCGGCGATTATGCACCCTTCACCGACTCGCTGCTTCCCATTGCTCACGCATCCGATATGCTTCTGGAGTCCATTCTCACCTTTAGTTCGTTTCATCTTACCGCGACTGGCTCTCAATTCTCACCCGTCCTCACCATGGAGCATCAGGCCCTTGCCCTCCGGAAGCTAAAATATGGTCTCACTCGGTATGACTGTGGGGACAAGGACGTCGGAATACAACTCTTTTTGTCCATGCTTATGCTTTGCTGCGTAGAG CTCGCAAACAATATCCAAGATGAAAGTTCCTTCCGTCATCTGGCTGCACTCCGTCACCTGGCACCTGGCATCCTCAGTCGAGGGAAGACAATCCCGGAAGCCTACAAGCCTGCAATGGTATTTGGCAGAGAGCTGTATGCCTATTTTCTGGCAGTTTCCTGCATATGTGCGCCAGAGGACGTGAGAAACTCGACTGCTATTCAGGACTCGGCTACCATCTTTTCACACATTGCAGAACATGGTCACACCGGTGCCATGTTGGGATGTTCCGATGAGCTTTTTTGTTTGGTCCCCGAAGTAGTTGCCATCTTGGAAGAGGCTCGAAAGCTGActctccttggcagcagaatTTCtgggcttgacttgactgctGCGGGGTTATCCTCTGACGCggcgatgctgatgccgagAATTGGGTTGCTCCTCACACCAGTGTCACTGTGGGAGCCGTGTGAATCGAATGATGGCAGTTTCGAAACCAGCGGCCGAGTCTTGAGGTTGGCAGTGAAGATCCTTTTGACAGAGGCCCTGTACTGGTGCACCGCCGTGCAAGCAGAGTTTGACGCCGACAAAGAGTGCAGTACGGAGTCGTTGCGGTTTGAGTGCGCCCCAAACTTGGAGCTACACACCACCCCATTGGTAGCAGAGGCCGTAACACTTCTCAAAAAGCTGCCTGCTCGGTCACGGATAGCCACAACAATGTGCTGGTCGATGGCGGTTTTGGGCTCCTATGCCACCGTTGAGTCGCACAGGACGGCCTTGCGGCAGTATCTTCTAATCATGGAATCGACCTTTGGTTTCAGGAACATGACCCGCACACGATTGCTTTTGGAATACATCTGGTCAAGAATATCGACGTTTCAAACAGCTCGCCCGATGGATATCTCCCAGGCTATGGCGGCAATCGGAGGGCGATTTCTACTCGGTTAA
- a CDS encoding lactoylglutathione lyase (similar to Paracoccidioides brasiliensis Pb18 XP_010763976.1) — MATVSEIDFSQWKMNHTMIRVKDPKKSIAFYEKLGLCLVDTLPQPEGKFDLYFLGFDGEEALSAQGTLRSDRQGLLELTHNYGTEHDDSYTVANGNEEPYLGLQHLGITVESLEDVDVVEGLADHTIEYTVRRHAEQSGQVGEGSCGQAICKDPDGYFVELNQRPGKTTGTKIKRNLFNFTGLRVKDGRVSLPWYSNVLGMKLLHQTDTEGITAYWLGYPQMPDSLISESEGLVQLIWVHGSESKEGRVYHNGNNQPQGFGHIGEFGGYSSVVLVFDSMLAVGANIGIDVAVAVDDIMAACQHFESQRVSWKKRLTDGRLKSIAFILDPDEYWIEIIQNARIKEPLGVQ; from the coding sequence ATGGCTACAGTCTCAGAAATCGATTTTTCCCAGTGGAAAATGAATCATACCATGATCAGAGTCAAGGACCccaagaagagcattgcgTTCTACGAGAAGCTGGGATTATGCTTGGTCGATACACTTCCGCAGCCAGAAGGCAAATTTGACCTGTATTTTCTCGGGTTCGACGGTGAAGAAGCGCTTTCCGCCCAGGGGACGCTGCGTTCTGATCGTCAAGGTCTCTTGGAGCTGACCCATAACTACGGTACGGAGCACGACGATTCGTATACTGTCGCCAACGGCAATGAGGAACCCTACCTTGGGctccaacatcttggcatCACAGTGGAAAGCCTTGAAGACGTAGACGTAGTTGAAGGACTCGCAGACCATACGATCGAATATACGGTACGTCGCCATGCTGAGCAGAGCGGGCAAGTGGGAGAAGGCAGCTGTGGGCAAGCCATTTGCAAAGATCCAGATGGCTACTTTGTTGAACTCAATCAGCGCCCGGGTAAAACGACCGGAACCAAGATCAAGAGGAATTTGTTCAACTTTACGGGCTTGCGAGTCAAAGATGGGCGCGTGTCCCTGCCGTGGTACTCGAATGTGCTGGGCATGAAACTTCTGCATCAGACAGACACGGAGGGTATCACCGCATATTGGCTAGGGTATCCCCAAATGCCCGATAGCCTGATTTCTGAGAGCGAGGGCCTTGTGCAGCTAATCTGGGTGCATGGGTCGGAGTCGAAGGAAGGCCGGGTATAtcacaatggcaacaacCAGCCGCAGGGCTTTGGGCATATTGGTGAGTTTGGTGGTTATTCATCTGTTGTACTTGTCtttgattcaatgttggccgTTGGCGCTAATATCGGCATTGATGTAGCTGTTGCGGTCGACGATATTATGGCAGCGTGCCAACACTTTGAGAGTCAGCGAGTCAGTTGGAAAAAGCGCCTCACCGATGGGAGATTGAAGTCGATTGCGTTCATTCTCGACCCAGATGAATATTGGATTGAGATTATTCAAAATGCCCGTATCAAGGAACCTTTGGGTGTCCAATAA
- a CDS encoding phosphoenolpyruvate carboxylase domain-containing protein, producing the protein MTFRLGLWAYKTTIADVEKQVGELTDLAGKIDVTVGNDLSTLAGYSSESVAKIGLLTDKLNALHDAVAEGRKRLEICTAQNQAMESAVRSAHDPEDMSPSIESQEDSTAQRALNSWWRKIDEALNRLNQPSQLPTDLVIELQASLERAQDDNRQAQSENNDLTQDPERARAALADVRAELEAASDTTRSLKNQCETIQADNDRLQYELASASKSLAESNAQFVAEKERTSCQLSLLSSSVCLLRETLDIDWASDRDWESVLKCVEALPSSLPAKPQSNAWSCLEPWSNGMDESCRVHTMGADQALIRLILTVQGHDASDIGLETLATMQCALSSLQSTSRIQEGLCRMLRDTIYGRAVDKVYIALALCQILDTVAKRWSTAAAEADALGVLHQQKTNLSAEDVTLVAAILKACEDDDWASVPLCVPARVNDHSCNVVKSVDMFLLVDRDNRSIRWIGSDRADWDTLEIRGMTLRSPSGSGDVHLKLVEHVDAIMAIVEIKCRVAPGPDNYFDDDAMDETWEG; encoded by the exons ATGACGTTCCGCTTGGGCCTGTGGGCCTACAAAACCACCATCGCCGATGTCGAGAAGCAAGTTGGGGAATTGACCGACTTGGCAGGCAAGATTGATGTAACAGTAGGCAATGATCTATCCACGTTGGCTGGCTACAGCAGCGAGTCCGTAGCCAAAATAGGGCTACTCACAGATAAGTTGAATGCCCTTCATGACGCTGTAGCTGAAGGTCGCAAGCGGCTGGAGATCTGCACCGCACAAAACCAAGCCATGGAGAGTGCTGTTAGATCAGCCCACGACCCAGAGGACATGAGCCCGTCGATTGAATCTCAAGAAGATAGCACGGCGCAGAGAGCCTTGAACT CGTGGTGGCGAAAGATTGACGAGGCACTCAATCGTCTCAACCAACCGAGCCAGCTCCCAACCGATCTTGTCATTGAACTTCAGGCAAGCCTGGAGAGGGCTCAAGATGATAACCGCCAGGCGCAGTCTGAAAATAACGACCTGACGCAGGATCCCGAGAGAGCTCGCGCAGCGCTGGCCGATGTAAGAGCAGAGCTCGAGGCGGCATCTGATACGACTCGGTCACTCAAGAATCAATGCGAGACCATTCAAGCAGACAATGACAGGCTGCAGTATGAGTTGGCGTCTGCCTCAAAGTCTCTCGCAGAGTCCAACGCACAGTTCGTTGCCGAAAAGGAGAGAACGTCTTGCCAGTTGTCTCttttgtcgtcgtcggttTGCCTCCTCCGGGAGACTCTTGATATCGACTGGGCCAGTGATCGTGACTGGGAGAGTGTTCTCAAGTGCGTCGAGGCCCTGCCCAGCTCGCTTCCCGCAAAGCCACAGTCCAACGCCTGGAGCTGCCTGGAGCCGTGGAGCAATGGCATGGACGAGTCCTGCCGCGTGCACACGATGGGGGCAGATCAGGCCCTCATCAGGCTGATATTGACTGTGCAAGGTCATGACGCCTCAGACATTGGCCTTGAAACCTTGGCTACAATGCAGTGCGCCTTGTCATCTCTGCAGTCTACATCCCGCATCCAAGAGGGCCTGTGCCGAATGCTTAGAGACACTATTTATGGCCGGGCTGTTGACAAAGTCTACATTGCCCTCGCTTTGTGTCAAATTCTTGATACAGTTGCCAAGAGGTGGTCGACGGCTGCGGCTGAGGCTGATGCTCTGGGGGTTCTACATCAACAAAAGACCAACTTGAGCGCAGAAGACGTCACCCTAGTCGCGGCCATTCTCAAGGCATGCGAGGATGATGACTGGGCATCAGTTCCCTTGTGTGTCCCCGCAAGAGTGAACGACCACAGTTGCAATGTCGTGAAGTCTGTCGACATGTTCCTCCTTGTTGACAGGGATAACCGATCCATCCGCTGGATTGGTTCGGATCGGGCGGACTGGGATACTCTTGAGATTCGGGGTATGACCCTGAGGTCACCTTCAGGTTCTGGGGATGTCCACCTCAAGCTTGTCGAGCATGTCGATGCGATCATGGCCATTGTCGAAATCAAGTGCAGGGTGGCCCCAGGACCCGACAATTATTTCGACGATGACGCGATGGATGAGACATGGGAGGGGTGA
- a CDS encoding lactose permease (similar to Verticillium alfalfae VaMs.102 XP_003005598.1) — translation MSIINSLRQRLPAPRQDQLARQARKHGDPSGENGTATYVPSGVTKLAREAPAWYRSSARRRLYFLLFPAAVCSYATSGYDGSMMNALQTVSYFDDYFNNPRGAVLGLMSAIMALGSICSTPIAPWVADRFGRRWGITVGSIIMIAGAIIQCESFNFGMFVASRFILGFGLSFATTSAPSLVTELSHPKDRATITAICNVCWLVGSIIAAWITFGTRNIESTWSWRLPSLFQMIPSVVQLATIWFLPESPRWLISKDRDTEALAALKRYHGDGEETHLVKLEYEEIRTAIDMEKAAGNTSWKSMLSTPGNRYRVFLVLCMGLMSQWSGNGLISYYLSRVMDSVGITNKDTQALVNGFVNIWNFILGLTGAFFVDKIGRRPLFRISTIGMLTVFVAWTIASANFAQTGSKAAGGAVMAFVFVFGLFYAIAFSPLAVAYSVEILPFSLRAKGMATYVFSTKAAVFVNQYVNPVGLQNIGWRYYLVYVAVLVVESVIAYGWFVETKGKALEEIAVIFDGEEAAPLREELKLGDATVEEEEVGGHKRG, via the exons ATGTCTATCATCAACTCTCTCCGTCAAAGGCTTCCGGCCCCTCGTCAGGATCAGCTTGCCCGTCAGGCTCGCAAACATGGCGATCCGTCAGGTGAAAACGGAACTGCTACGTATGTGCCATCGGGAGTAACAAAGCTAGCAAGAGAAGCTCCCGCTTGGTACCGCTCGTCTGCCCGACGACGGCTGTACTTTTTGCTGTTCCCTGCTGCTGTGTGCTCCTACGCAACGAGCGGTTACGATGGCTCCATGATGAACGCTCTTCAGACCGTCTCCTATTTTGACGACTACTTTAACAACCCTCGAGGGGCCGTTTTGGGTCTTATGAGCGCCATTATGGCTCTTGGTAGCATTTGCTCCACGCCGATCGCGCCATGGGTTGCCGACCGGTTCGGACGACGCTGGGGTATCACCGtcggcagcatcatcatgatTGCTGGTGCTATTATTCAATGCGAGagcttcaactttggcatgtTTGTTGCCAGTAGGTTCATCTTGGGCTTTGGTCTCTCATTTGCAACGACATCTGCGCCTAGTTTGGTCACAGAGCTATCACATCCCAAAGACCGAGCAACTATAACCGCCATTTGCAATGTTTG CTGGCTTGTGGGGAGTATTATAGCCGCTTGGATCACCTTTGGCAccagaaacattgaaagcacTTGGTCATGGCGATTGCCATCACTCTTCCAGATGATTCCAAGTGTCGTTCAGCTGGCCACGATTTGGTTTCTCCCCGAATCTCCGAGGTGGCTCATTTCAAAGGATCGTGATACTGAGGCTCTAGCTGCCCTGAAGCGTTATCACGGCGACGGCGAGGAGACGCATCTGGTCAAACTCGAGTACGAAGAGATTCGAACAGCCATTGACATGGAAAAAG CTGCAGGAAACACGTCGTGGAAGTCTATGCTCAGCACGCCTGGCAATCGGTATAGAGTCTTTCTCGTCTTGTGCATGGGCTTGATGAGTCAATGGTCCGGCAATGGCCTCATTTCTTACT ATCTGTCACGCGTCATGGATTCGGTCGGCATCACAAACAAAGACACCCAGGCCCTCGTCAACGGGTTTGTGAATATTTGGAACTTTATACTCGGCCTTACGGGCGCCTTTTTCGTCGACAAAATTGGACGGCGCCCTCTCTTCCGAATCTCAACCATTGGTATGCTCACAGTCTTCGTTGCGTGGACGATTGCGTCGGCCAACTTTGCGCAAACCGGCTCCAAAGCCGCTGGAGGAGCAGTCATGGCGtttgtatttgtatttggtCTGTTTTATGCCATTGCATTCTCTCCACTTGCCGTGGCGTATTCCGTCgaaattttgccattttcccTTCGTGCCAAGGGCATGGCTACGTACGTCTTTTCGACCAAGGCAGCCGTCTTTGTCAATCAATACG TGAATCCTGTTGGCCTCCAAAACATTGGCTGGCGATATTATTTGGTCTATGTTGCCGTCCTGGTTGTGGAGAGTGTAATTGCGTACGGCTGGTTCGTCGAGACAAAGGGAAAGGCATTGGAGGAGATTGCCGTCATTTTCGATGGTGAAGAAGCGGCTCCGCTCAGAGAAGAGTTGAAATTGGGGGATGCGAcggtggaagaggaagaggttgGTGGACACAAGCGAGGCTGA